In Pseudophryne corroboree isolate aPseCor3 chromosome 7, aPseCor3.hap2, whole genome shotgun sequence, a single window of DNA contains:
- the LOC134943226 gene encoding gamma-crystallin 1-like isoform X2, whose product MGKIIFYEDRNFQGRSHECNSECPDMSSYFRRCNSIRVESGNWILYEHPNYRGHQYFLHRGEYPDFQQWLGYNDSIKSCRLSPQGSFRVRIYEKEDFRGQMMEFTEDCPHVYEMFHYHDIHSAHVQDGYWMFYEEPNYRGRQYYLRSGEYRRYTDWGATSPRIGSFRRVHHMY is encoded by the exons ATGGGAAAG ATCATCTTCTACGAGGACAGGAACTTCCAGGGCCGTTCCCATGAGTGTAACTCTGAGTGCCCAGACATGTCCTCATACTTCAGACGCTGTAACTCCATCCGTGTGGAGAGCGGAAACTGGATCCTGTATGAGCACCCCAACTACAGGGGGCACCAGTACTTCCTGCATAGAGGGGAGTACCCCGACTTCCAGCAGTGGCTGGGTTACAATGACTCTATAAAGTCCTGTCGTCTGAGCCCCCAG GGATCATTCAGAGTCAGGATCTATGAGAAAGAAGACTTCCGAGGTCAGATGATGGAGTTCACAGAAGACTGTCCTCATGTCTATGAGATGTTCCACTACCATGACATCCACTCCGCCCATGTACAAGACGGATACTGGATGTTCTATGAGGAGCCCAACTACCGGGGACGTCAGTACTACCTGAGATCAGGGGAGTACCGGAGATACACTGACTGGGGAGCCACCAGCCCCAGGATTGGCTCCTTCAGACGTGTCCACCATATGTATTAA
- the LOC134943226 gene encoding gamma-crystallin 1-like isoform X1, translating into MGKIIFYEDRNFQGRSHECNSECPDMSSYFRRCNSIRVESGNWILYEHPNYRGHQYFLHRGEYPDFQQWLGYNDSIKSCRLSPQHQGSFRVRIYEKEDFRGQMMEFTEDCPHVYEMFHYHDIHSAHVQDGYWMFYEEPNYRGRQYYLRSGEYRRYTDWGATSPRIGSFRRVHHMY; encoded by the exons ATGGGAAAG ATCATCTTCTACGAGGACAGGAACTTCCAGGGCCGTTCCCATGAGTGTAACTCTGAGTGCCCAGACATGTCCTCATACTTCAGACGCTGTAACTCCATCCGTGTGGAGAGCGGAAACTGGATCCTGTATGAGCACCCCAACTACAGGGGGCACCAGTACTTCCTGCATAGAGGGGAGTACCCCGACTTCCAGCAGTGGCTGGGTTACAATGACTCTATAAAGTCCTGTCGTCTGAGCCCCCAG CACCAGGGATCATTCAGAGTCAGGATCTATGAGAAAGAAGACTTCCGAGGTCAGATGATGGAGTTCACAGAAGACTGTCCTCATGTCTATGAGATGTTCCACTACCATGACATCCACTCCGCCCATGTACAAGACGGATACTGGATGTTCTATGAGGAGCCCAACTACCGGGGACGTCAGTACTACCTGAGATCAGGGGAGTACCGGAGATACACTGACTGGGGAGCCACCAGCCCCAGGATTGGCTCCTTCAGACGTGTCCACCATATGTATTAA